Proteins from a single region of Hydra vulgaris chromosome 12, alternate assembly HydraT2T_AEP:
- the LOC100209940 gene encoding myb-like protein D translates to MANGKKLINKSSTVVQHLAVHNIQHLHNYSTFEAQYLQRMRFENKKNSSSGQYTFCNGFDSDTGSDLRHDKHKKLTEKNKTNIYKNCSVKRCVSTDSGFSSTKTDSGSSSDFSCNGKSARRTETLSNWNQQDEFNYIATPSSRINVQPTKCFDFNKAEAFCEDTTRIEKKQREILEQCYQNEALKKFNYNVNPSVFDCSLLNKSSSPLDVFSNPLSVYVPSKYDRHKSKILLKKKKKNSFQKLRNSVQNLKIKKNVQQNGFSLMTSSYGQAANNLLNLNLNQSSIKQNNNHLSFSSNIKNTNQNNVFKENSVNHQVQDDEDENEILTRLFTRPNKKPLLAKLFERVGGQSYSMRNIDKLEEQDKLEEQGKHLKKTSSNRSIPDALRSIWTKLQRPYVERERVDRSSQHLSKTSSMPLIYQENEQTLAFLNSNRNCININDSDANYKQPVTCKKTVKKPLEIKSLNYVGKDKRSSSCSELTSNKSHFFNPKIAYAPYLIAFQSSSENLKTKSPNIQYPYSVEGPTFHCQCCQHNMNKNQYQSFYQEQAVAPFYREQAVAPLNVQIEREKRATRRKVSDLYFDSFV, encoded by the exons ATGGCCAACggaaaaaaactaataaataaatcttctaCTGTTGTACAACATCTTGCAGTTCATAACATACAGCATCTTCATAACTACTCAACATTTGAAGCTCAGTACTTACAACGTATgcgttttgaaaataagaaaaacagcAGTTCTGGTCAATATACATTTTGCAACGGCTTTGATTCGGATACTGGCAGTGATCTTCGACATGACAAGCATAAGAAACTCActgagaaaaacaaaacaaacatttacaaaaattgttcaGTTAAAAGATGCGTTTCCACAGATAGCGGGTTTTCTTCTACAAAAACAGATTCTGGATCGTCCTCTGATTTTTCCTGCAACGGAAAGTCAGCAAGAAGAACTG aaACCTTGAGCAACTGGAACCAGCAGGATGAGTTTAACTACATTGCGACACCGTCATCAAGAATTAATGTTCAGCCTactaaatgttttgattttaacaaaGCAGAAGCGTTTTGTGAAGATACTACgcgtattgaaaaaaaacaaagagaaattTTAGAACAGTGTTACCAAAATGAagcactaaaaaaatttaactataatgTTAACCCTTCTGTTTTCGATTGtagtttattaaacaaaagctCATCTCCACTTGACGTCTTTTCGAATCCGTTATCTGTTTATGTTCCGTCTAAATACGATCgacataaatctaaaatattgcttaaaaagaaaaaaaaaaactcattccAAAAGTTGAGAAACAgcgttcaaaatttaaaaataaaaaaaaacgtccaACAAAATGGTTTCTCACTAATGACAAGTAGCTACGGACAAGCCGCAAACAACTTGCTCaatcttaatttaaatcaaagttcaataaaacaaaacaacaatcaCTTGTCATTTTCCtcgaatataaaaaatacaaatcaaaacaaTGTTTTCAAAGAAAATTCAGTTAATCATCAAGTTCAAGACGATGAAGAcgaaaatgaaattttgacgCGTTTGTTTACTCGTCCTAATAAGAAACCTTTACTTGCAAAGTTATTTGAAAGGGTTGGAGGGCAGTCATACAGTATGCGCAATATTGATAAACTAGAAGAACAAGATAAATTGGAGGAACAAggcaaacatttaaaaaaaacttctagcAATCGATCGATTCCTGACGCATTACGTTCAATATGGACAAAATTGCAGCGTCCTTACGTAGAACGAGAAAGAGTTGATAGAAGCAGTCAACACTTATCAAAAACAAGTAGCATGCCACTTATTTATCAAGAAAATGAACAAACTTTGGCTTTTCTAAACTCAAATAGAAACtgtattaatataaatgattCTGATGCAAATTATAAACAACCTGTTACTTGCaagaaaactgttaaaaaacctttagaaattaaaagtttaaactacGTAGGGAAGGATAAAAGATCTTCTTCATGTAGTGAACTCACTTCAAATAAATCTCATTTCTTCAACCCAAAGATAGCTTACGCACCATATCTAATTGCGTTTCAGAGTTCAAGCGAAAACCTTAAAACAAAATCACCAAATATACAATATCCTTACAGTGTTGAAGGACCAACTTTTCATTGTCAATGCTGTCAAcacaatatgaataaaaatcaaTACCAGTCTTTTTATCAAGAACAAGCAGTGGCCCCTTTTTATAGAGAGCAAGCAGTAGCCCCTTTGAATGTTCAAATAGAAAGAGAAAAAAGAGCGACGCGAAGAAAAGTTTCTGACTTATATTTTGATTCTTtcgtttaa